tttgtagagaaatagagacagaaaaagtttcaaacctctttgaccttcatcatatgttattgaaggatgaaactctgcattaaaacaatattttcatatttttgaatttttctcaaaatctatgtgtcaaACTAATAAACAAGATAGAACTAATAAACAAATATCATATgtcaaacaatttaaaaaagcagaagatatataaaaacaagaagATAGCTTAACTGCATCTTATTAAACATCATTTTCTCAAATTTATCATTTATACACTCACTTACTCACCCCTAAAATTCATATCTCTAAATGTAAAACCCAACAATAGGAACTAATCCTATGCTTCTAAACTTACTATTAGCGTTCATACTTCTAATGGGTCAGGTTAGATCCGACCCAGACCCGCTACAAGACTACTGCGTATCTCCTCCTCATTCACCACACCAACACATCTTCCTCAACGGAAATCTACGCAAAGATCCAACAAAAGTCACCGTCTCCGACTTCACAACCTCCGCATTGTCCAAACCCGGAGATACTCGGGCCAACCCGTTTATGACCAACGTCACTCTCACTACAACCACCAACCTCCCGGGTCTCAACACAATGGGCCTAACGATGGGCAGGCTTGACTTTGGCGCCTCCGGGGTCGTCCCACCGCACGTACACCCACGCGCCTCCGAAGTGACGGTCTGCCTAGACGGTGTGCTTCTGGTCGGGTTCGGGGACACGTCGGGTCGGGTCTTTACCCAGGAGCTTCATCCGGGTGAGACGTTCGTATTTCCCAAAGGGTTGATACATTTTCTGTATAACATCGATACAGTGAGCTCGGCTTTAGCTGTCTCTGGGCTGACTAGTCAGAATCCTGGGACACAGTTTGTGTCTATGGTCTCTTTGGATTCAAAACTTCAGATTCCACAAGACGTTTTGAAGAGGCTTTACCATATCAATGACCAAGAAGGATATGTTGCTAGTATCCGCAAAAACCTTGGAGGCTGATGTTTGTGTTTCAAAACTCCAATGGTACAATAATATACTTTATATCTTGTTGAGGAAATTGTGGTTAAGTTATTAACTAATTGCTAAGCTATGTGTAACTATATATACGACCAAATCTACATGTATCTACATGATCCTATTGTCCTTTTTATCTTAACCTACtattttctttactaacattgcatgtttcattaagcacaatcaagtaatattaataacacatctatatttggtcatttttttcggatccagcccacatcagatctctcttggaccatttgagccgattaagaaatcagatccaattctcacattttttttcttttgagccattgagtccaagttcaaatatttttttttcaactattcttaattattattttttttcttttcttaatataatttaagcattcataaaaaaaattgaattttttcattgaaaaatataattctttattaaaagtatataatttttttattaaaatattaaccacataataaaattaatttatcagagttataccaacttaattcattaaagaaataaaatttaatttttttaacataaatagtcatttaaaatgaaatacgataaataaagataaaaagtttaaatcttttataaaataaaacacaaatatatgaaaatatgacatttactaaatatttgtcaactgaaaaaaaaaataataatatacccGCGATTTGAAAGCGCATgtcaaaatctaatatatatttaattggaATGATGCAATCTTCATATAGAGACTAATAAACATGAGATGATATATCTGTTGAACATCGTTAGCATTATGTTTAAAACTCTTGGATCACCTAATATGAATCTAAATGGTATAAGTTTGATTTCCTTTAGGAGTGTTCTGCTCtactaaataaaaatga
This region of Brassica napus cultivar Da-Ae chromosome C5, Da-Ae, whole genome shotgun sequence genomic DNA includes:
- the LOC106399892 gene encoding germin-like protein subfamily 1 member 1; this translates as MLLNLLLAFILLMGQVRSDPDPLQDYCVSPPHSPHQHIFLNGNLRKDPTKVTVSDFTTSALSKPGDTRANPFMTNVTLTTTTNLPGLNTMGLTMGRLDFGASGVVPPHVHPRASEVTVCLDGVLLVGFGDTSGRVFTQELHPGETFVFPKGLIHFLYNIDTVSSALAVSGLTSQNPGTQFVSMVSLDSKLQIPQDVLKRLYHINDQEGYVASIRKNLGG